In Desulfofustis limnaeus, the genomic stretch GGTGGAGGCGCTGGCCGTCGAGCGAGCCATGGAGTTGTTCGGTGCCGAGCATGTGAACGTCCAACCCTATTCCGGCTCACCGGCAAATCTTGCCGTCTACCTGGCCTTTCTCAGTCCCGGTGATGTGATCCTCGGTATGGCTCTGCCCCATGGGGGGCACCTGACCCATGGCGCCCCGGTCAGCATCTCCGGCAAATATTTCCGAGCGCAGAGTTACACCCTCAACCGCGAGACCGGTTTGATCGATTATCAGCAGATCCTGGAAAAGGCCCGCCAGTACCGGCCCAAGATCATCATCGCCGGTCATTCAGCGTATCCGAGGATTATCGACTTCGAGCAATTCCGTCGCATCGCCGATGAGGTCGGGGCCCTGTTCATGGTGGACATGGCCCATTTCGCCGGGTTGGTTGCGGGGGGCGCGCATCCCTCTCCGCTGCCGTGGGCCGACGTGGTGACCACCACCACCCATAAATCACTGCGCGGTCCGCGTGGAGCGATCATCATGTGTCGCCGCGAGTATGCAGCTGCCATCGACAAAGCCGTCTTCCCCGGCTTGCAGGGAGGCCCGCATAATAATACCACAGCGGCCATGGCCGTGGCCTTCAAGGAAGCCGCGACCCCGGAATTTGCCGACTATGCACGGCAGATCGTGAACAATTCGAGAGCCCTGGCCGAAGTCCTGGCAAAGCGCGATTTTCAGTTGATCACCGGCGGGTCCGACAACCACCTGCTGCTCATCGACCTGACCAACAAAGAGATTACCGGCAAGACCGCGGCCAAGGCTCTTGACCGGGCGGGAATCGTGGTCAACTACAATGCGGTGCCCTTCGATACCAGAAAACCGGGCAATCCGAGCGGTATTCGTGTCGGCACTGCGGCGCTCACCAGTCGCGGGTTTAAGGAGCGTGAGATGTTCCAGGTCGGCGAGTGGATCAACGCCGTTGTGGCAGAGCCTGAAAATGAACGGCTCATTGAAGAGATCGCCGCCGATGTCGCCTCCTTCTGCCGAGATTTCCCACCGCCGGGGATCGATTGCTGACCGCCTTAACGCTCAACGCTGCGGGTCGTCCTTGAGGCGCTGGATGAGGATGAAGGCAAGAGCGGCCCGCTCGTTTCTGCTCAACGTTTCCTCCAGGCGCCCCAGCCACTGCTGAATGACCGGGGCCGATGTCTCGTCCTTTTCTCCCAAGCGTAACGCCTCGGCCATCTGCGCTTCGGTTATGCAGTGGACTGATGTGCCGCCCAGCAGCGGAATTGGCTCAGTGGCCACAGCCGTGCCCTCCCGCGTTTGCCAGGATGGTCGTCCCGTCGGCGGCAAAACTGGCACCACAACCGCATGACGAGGCGCTGCTGCCGTTGCGGAAACGAAAGCCGGCGGTTATCAGGTCGTCTGAATAATCGATCTGCAGGCCGATCAGGTAGGGCAGGCTGTCGTCGTCGGTAATGACGGTGAGCTGATCGCTGCGCCAGACAATCTTCTCATCAGTTCCTTTTTCCGGTACGATCTCGGCATGGTAGGTCATACCGGCACAGCCGCCGGACTGGACGACGATACGAACAAATGCATCGTTGCCGCCGCGTTTGATCAATTCCTGCCGTGCCCTGTCACTGACGGTGATCATAGTCTTTTTCTCCGTGGTAAGGTAGAAGCTGCTGCGCACGCGCAGCGGCGTTGCCGTCGGTCTCACGTCTCGGGTTGTTTCTACCAGTACTATAGGTTCGATGGACGCGGGAGGGAAGGTGGGAGGGCTGTAACCGATGTTTCCCGTTGTTTCATGTCGTGCTTCGTGCTTGCCGACGTGAACCTTTACGGGTAAAAATGGTGGAAAAGGCGATTGCACCCTGCCGTCCCGATAGACAACGAACAGGCGGAGCAAAAGGGGGTTAACCAAGGAGAAAAAATGCGAGACAGATTGGCGGAATTGCGTGAAGAGTGGTACAGCGAGCCGGATACCCAACCAGAGACCGACGAAGAGGTCGTCGACGACGAACTCCTGGCGCTGGAAGTGTTGTTTCGGTCCCGCGGCGTGACCGTGGCCGAATCGCACAATGTCACGGTTACCGACCAGAACGACGAAGACACGGAGCAAGATTCCTGAGCTGTCGCACCGACGATCCCAATGTGGGTCAGCTTGTTTACCTCGCTTCAGTAGCGTGGGTTCCTGACCGATGGTATCGTTTCAGACGACTCCCCAACGGCAGTCTTGGAGGCTTTACCTTTCACCCCTTCGGTTGCAGACACCTAGGTTTGCGGCGGATGAACGAAAAGAAAGACCCGGAATCGGCTTCTGGCCGGCTCCGGGTCTTTTTCGTGTGGGGGTGGGGATG encodes the following:
- the glyA gene encoding serine hydroxymethyltransferase — encoded protein: MDAVKDTDPEIYELIKQEERRQRDKIRLIASENYVSAAVLQATGSVLTNKYSEGYPGRRYYEGQQVIDQVEALAVERAMELFGAEHVNVQPYSGSPANLAVYLAFLSPGDVILGMALPHGGHLTHGAPVSISGKYFRAQSYTLNRETGLIDYQQILEKARQYRPKIIIAGHSAYPRIIDFEQFRRIADEVGALFMVDMAHFAGLVAGGAHPSPLPWADVVTTTTHKSLRGPRGAIIMCRREYAAAIDKAVFPGLQGGPHNNTTAAMAVAFKEAATPEFADYARQIVNNSRALAEVLAKRDFQLITGGSDNHLLLIDLTNKEITGKTAAKALDRAGIVVNYNAVPFDTRKPGNPSGIRVGTAALTSRGFKEREMFQVGEWINAVVAEPENERLIEEIAADVASFCRDFPPPGIDC
- a CDS encoding HesB/IscA family protein produces the protein MITVSDRARQELIKRGGNDAFVRIVVQSGGCAGMTYHAEIVPEKGTDEKIVWRSDQLTVITDDDSLPYLIGLQIDYSDDLITAGFRFRNGSSASSCGCGASFAADGTTILANAGGHGCGH